Proteins from one Mycobacterium sp. SMC-2 genomic window:
- a CDS encoding prephenate dehydrogenase has translation MCVLGLGLIGGSIMRAVTAAGREVFGYNRSVEGAHGATADGFDATTDLTATLTRAADTGALIVLAVPMPAMAGMLAHIAELAPACPLTDVTSVKRAVLDEVVAAGLQERFVGGHPMAGTAHSGWHAGHPGLFTRAPWVISVDDHVDPAVWSMVMTLALDCGAVVVPAKSDEHDAAAAAISHLPHLLAEALAVIGGEVPLAFALAAGSFRDGTRVAATAPDLVRAMCEGNSDQLVPAADRVIELLTRARESLVTNHSVAELVEAGHAARTRYDSFPRSDIFHIVIGAENWREELAAAGRAGGVIRSALPSLGSRR, from the coding sequence GTGTGCGTGCTCGGGCTGGGCCTGATCGGGGGCTCGATAATGCGGGCCGTCACGGCGGCAGGCCGGGAAGTGTTCGGCTACAACCGGTCCGTGGAGGGTGCGCACGGGGCCACCGCCGACGGTTTCGACGCCACCACCGACCTGACCGCGACGCTGACCCGCGCCGCCGACACCGGCGCACTGATCGTCCTCGCGGTACCCATGCCGGCGATGGCCGGCATGCTGGCCCACATCGCCGAGCTGGCCCCGGCCTGCCCGTTGACCGACGTCACCAGCGTCAAACGGGCGGTGCTCGACGAGGTCGTTGCGGCGGGTCTGCAGGAGCGTTTCGTGGGCGGTCACCCGATGGCGGGCACGGCTCATTCGGGTTGGCACGCCGGCCACCCCGGCCTGTTCACCAGGGCGCCCTGGGTGATCAGCGTGGACGACCACGTCGACCCCGCGGTGTGGTCGATGGTGATGACGCTGGCGCTGGACTGCGGCGCGGTGGTGGTGCCGGCCAAGTCCGACGAGCACGACGCCGCGGCGGCCGCCATCTCGCACCTGCCGCACCTGCTCGCCGAGGCGCTGGCGGTCATTGGCGGGGAAGTCCCGCTGGCGTTCGCGCTGGCCGCCGGATCGTTCCGGGACGGGACGCGGGTCGCGGCCACCGCCCCCGACCTGGTGCGGGCGATGTGCGAGGGCAACTCCGACCAGTTGGTGCCGGCGGCCGACCGGGTCATCGAGCTGCTGACCCGGGCCCGCGAGTCGCTGGTCACCAACCATTCGGTGGCCGAGCTCGTCGAGGCCGGCCACGCCGCCCGCACGCGTTACGACAGCTTCCCGCGTTCCGACATCTTCCACATCGTCATCGGCGCCGAGAACTGGCGCGAGGAATTGGCCGCCGCCGGCCGTGCGGGCGGGGTGATCAGATCCGCTCTGCCAAGCCTGGGTAGTCGACGATGA
- a CDS encoding ABC transporter ATP-binding protein → MIVFDNVSKAFADGTKAVDRLSLVVPNGKMTVFVGSSGSGKTTALRMVNRMIEPTSGAITVDGVDVSTLDPVRLRLGIGYVIQHAGLMPHLRVIDNVATVPVLKGQSRRAARTAAYGVLERVGLDTKLATRYPAQLSGGEQQRVGVARALAADPPILLMDEPFSAVDPVVRLDLQNEILRLQSELHKTIVFVTHDIDEALKLADQVAVFRAGTLQQYDEPARLLSRPANDFVARFIGLGRGYRWLQLIDATGLPLHDVRCIPADGLPETLADGWAVVVDGAGAPMGWFDANGLRRHRSGASLSDSMSGIGSLFRPGGNLSQALDAALSSPSGVGLAVDERGRVIGGVLAGDVLAAADTRRRG, encoded by the coding sequence ATGATCGTCTTTGACAACGTCAGCAAGGCATTCGCCGACGGCACCAAAGCGGTGGACCGGCTGAGCCTGGTGGTCCCGAACGGGAAGATGACCGTCTTCGTCGGTTCCTCGGGCAGCGGCAAGACGACGGCGCTGCGCATGGTTAATCGCATGATCGAGCCGACATCAGGCGCCATCACCGTCGACGGGGTGGACGTGTCCACCCTCGACCCCGTGCGGCTGCGCCTCGGGATCGGCTACGTCATCCAGCATGCCGGCCTGATGCCGCACCTGCGGGTGATCGACAACGTCGCAACGGTTCCGGTGCTCAAGGGGCAGTCCCGCCGGGCGGCCCGCACCGCCGCCTACGGGGTACTCGAACGGGTCGGGCTGGACACCAAGCTCGCCACCCGCTACCCCGCGCAGCTGTCCGGCGGTGAGCAACAACGCGTCGGCGTGGCGCGCGCACTGGCCGCCGACCCGCCCATCCTGTTGATGGACGAGCCGTTCTCGGCCGTCGACCCAGTGGTCCGCCTCGACCTGCAGAACGAAATCCTGCGTCTGCAAAGCGAATTGCACAAGACGATCGTATTCGTCACCCATGACATCGACGAAGCGCTCAAACTCGCCGACCAGGTCGCGGTGTTCCGGGCCGGCACGTTGCAGCAGTACGACGAACCCGCGCGGCTGCTGTCGCGGCCGGCCAACGACTTCGTCGCGAGGTTCATCGGCCTCGGCCGCGGCTATCGATGGTTGCAACTGATCGACGCGACCGGCCTGCCGCTGCACGACGTGCGATGCATACCCGCCGACGGCCTGCCCGAGACCCTTGCCGACGGCTGGGCGGTCGTGGTGGACGGCGCCGGCGCGCCGATGGGTTGGTTCGACGCCAATGGCCTGCGCCGCCACCGATCCGGCGCGTCGTTGTCGGACAGCATGAGCGGCATCGGCTCGTTGTTTCGTCCCGGCGGCAACCTCAGCCAGGCGCTGGACGCGGCGCTGTCGTCGCCGTCGGGGGTGGGCCTCGCCGTGGACGAGCGCGGCAGGGTCATCGGCGGTGTGCTGGCCGGCGACGTGCTGGCCGCGGCGGACACCCGACGGCGGGGGTAG
- a CDS encoding phosphotransferase family protein: MTTVGQSQLDAGVLARWLDANDAPGGGEEPRLEQLKGGSQNTLYLLDRGGERMVLRMPGARADAARIDGLLREIRLVRALSGTDVPHAALIAADDTGTVLGMPFYVMQAIDGWSPMDGGWEAPFDTDLDARRGLAFQLVEGAAKLGRVDWRAQGLEGFGRPDGFHERQVDRWLTFLDAYKVRDLPGLDEAADWLRNNRPASYQPGIMHGDYQFANVMFAHGEPARLAAIVDWEMTTVGDPLLDLAWCLLGYDGEEPSTDGFYLDMTGMPNRSELLAHYESVSGLSTENIDYYLVLANWKLGIVLEKTYAAGVRTGKVDPKIKDAFGAMIPRLIATAAELARTH, encoded by the coding sequence ATGACGACGGTGGGTCAGTCCCAACTGGACGCGGGTGTTCTTGCTCGCTGGCTGGATGCGAACGACGCGCCGGGCGGCGGGGAGGAACCGCGCCTGGAGCAGCTGAAGGGAGGTTCGCAGAACACGCTGTACCTGCTCGACCGCGGCGGCGAGCGGATGGTGCTGCGGATGCCCGGCGCCCGCGCCGACGCCGCGCGCATCGACGGCTTGCTGCGCGAGATCCGCCTGGTGCGAGCGCTGTCGGGCACCGACGTCCCGCACGCGGCGCTGATCGCCGCCGACGACACCGGCACCGTGCTCGGCATGCCGTTCTACGTCATGCAGGCCATCGACGGGTGGAGCCCGATGGACGGCGGGTGGGAGGCGCCGTTCGACACCGACCTCGACGCCCGGCGCGGCCTGGCGTTCCAACTCGTCGAGGGCGCCGCCAAGCTCGGTCGGGTGGATTGGCGCGCGCAGGGGCTCGAGGGCTTCGGCCGCCCGGACGGATTCCACGAGCGCCAGGTCGACCGCTGGCTGACCTTCCTCGACGCCTACAAGGTGCGCGACTTGCCCGGCCTCGACGAGGCCGCCGACTGGCTGCGCAACAACCGGCCCGCCAGCTACCAGCCGGGCATCATGCACGGCGACTACCAGTTCGCCAACGTGATGTTCGCGCACGGGGAGCCGGCGCGGCTGGCCGCGATCGTGGACTGGGAGATGACGACGGTCGGCGATCCGCTGCTGGACCTGGCGTGGTGCCTGCTGGGCTACGATGGCGAGGAGCCGAGCACCGACGGCTTCTATCTGGACATGACCGGCATGCCGAATCGCAGCGAATTGCTCGCGCACTACGAAAGTGTCAGCGGGCTTTCCACCGAGAACATCGACTACTACCTGGTGCTGGCCAACTGGAAGCTGGGCATCGTGCTGGAGAAGACCTATGCCGCCGGGGTGCGGACCGGCAAGGTCGACCCCAAGATCAAAGACGCCTTCGGGGCGATGATCCCGCGGCTGATCGCCACAGCGGCCGAGCTGGCCAGGACGCACTGA
- a CDS encoding tRNA adenosine deaminase-associated protein has product MGAQRAPAQGPSADTPDGFGVAVVREEGQWRCSPMARKSLTSLKAAETELRELRSAGAVFGLLDVDDEFFVIVRPAPSGTRLLLSDATAALDYDIAAEVLEKLDADIDPEDLEDSDPFEEGDLGLLSDIGLPEAVLGVILDESDLYADEQLGRIAREMGFADQLSAVIDRIGR; this is encoded by the coding sequence ATGGGAGCACAACGGGCCCCCGCCCAAGGCCCGTCCGCCGATACGCCGGACGGTTTCGGCGTAGCGGTCGTGCGCGAAGAGGGCCAGTGGCGGTGTTCTCCAATGGCCCGAAAATCGCTGACGAGCCTCAAGGCCGCCGAGACGGAGCTGCGGGAATTGCGCAGCGCCGGCGCCGTGTTCGGGCTGCTCGACGTGGATGACGAATTCTTCGTGATCGTGCGCCCCGCGCCGTCGGGTACCCGGCTGTTGCTGTCGGACGCCACCGCCGCGCTGGACTACGACATCGCCGCCGAAGTGCTGGAGAAGCTGGATGCCGACATCGACCCGGAAGACCTGGAGGATTCCGACCCGTTCGAGGAGGGCGACCTCGGGTTGCTGTCCGACATCGGGCTGCCCGAGGCGGTGCTGGGCGTGATCCTCGACGAGTCCGACCTGTACGCGGACGAACAGCTCGGCCGGATCGCGCGGGAGATGGGCTTCGCCGACCAGCTGTCGGCCGTGATCGACCGCATCGGTCGGTGA
- a CDS encoding ABC transporter substrate-binding protein, which produces MRMPSRPRRAIIQAAVWLAAVSVLAACSSSDPLGAEVRSLKSIVVGSGDFPESHIIAEIYAQALQANGFEVGRRMGIGSRETYIPALKDHSIDLVPEYIGNLLLYFAPGSTATMLGAVELELDHELPGDLAILTPSPATDTDTVTVTGETANSWKLKTIADLAAHSADVRFGAPSAFASRPAGLPGLRQKYGLDIRPGNFVAINDGGGAVTVRALVEGRVNAANVFTTSPAIPQNHLVVLEDPEHNFLAGNIVPLVNSQKKSDRLKEVLDAVSAKLTTSGVAGLNAAVAGNSGVDPDQAARDWLRDNGFTHAVGQ; this is translated from the coding sequence ATGAGGATGCCATCGCGCCCGCGCCGCGCGATCATCCAAGCGGCGGTCTGGCTCGCGGCGGTCAGTGTCCTGGCGGCGTGCAGCAGTTCGGACCCACTGGGCGCCGAGGTCCGCAGCCTCAAGTCCATCGTCGTGGGGTCCGGCGACTTCCCGGAATCACACATCATCGCCGAGATCTACGCACAAGCGTTGCAGGCCAACGGGTTCGAAGTCGGACGGCGGATGGGGATCGGCAGCCGGGAGACGTATATCCCTGCGCTCAAAGACCATTCGATCGACTTAGTGCCGGAGTACATCGGTAACCTGCTGCTCTACTTCGCGCCCGGGTCGACGGCGACCATGCTCGGTGCCGTCGAGCTGGAGCTCGACCATGAACTCCCCGGCGACCTGGCGATCCTGACGCCCTCGCCGGCCACCGACACGGACACCGTGACCGTGACCGGCGAAACCGCTAATTCCTGGAAGCTGAAGACGATCGCCGATCTGGCGGCGCATTCGGCGGACGTGCGGTTCGGGGCGCCCTCGGCGTTCGCGAGCCGTCCGGCCGGCCTGCCGGGGCTGCGGCAGAAGTACGGGCTCGACATCAGGCCGGGCAACTTCGTGGCCATCAACGACGGCGGCGGGGCGGTGACCGTGCGCGCTCTGGTGGAAGGAAGGGTCAACGCCGCAAACGTTTTCACCACGTCCCCCGCCATTCCGCAGAACCATTTGGTGGTGCTCGAAGACCCGGAGCACAACTTCTTGGCCGGCAACATTGTGCCGCTGGTCAATTCGCAGAAGAAGTCGGACCGGCTCAAGGAGGTGCTCGACGCCGTGTCGGCGAAGCTGACCACCTCCGGAGTGGCCGGACTCAACGCCGCGGTGGCGGGAAACTCCGGCGTCGATCCCGATCAGGCCGCGCGGGACTGGTTGCGAGACAACGGCTTCACTCATGCGGTCGGCCAATGA
- a CDS encoding ABC transporter permease, with protein MHYLLTHLADAWALTVVHLRLSLVPVLIGLALAVPLGAAVQRAPVARRLTTATASVVFTIPSLALFVVLPMLIGTRILDEANVMVALTAYTAALLVRAVLEALDAVPAQVRDAATAVGYSALTRMLKVELPLSIPVLVAGLRVVVVTNVAMVSVGSVIGIGGLGTWFTEGYQANKSDQILAGIIALFALATAIDALIVVAGRLITPWERAARPPRRRSVVAPIVGGAQ; from the coding sequence ATGCACTACCTGCTAACCCACCTCGCCGACGCCTGGGCGCTGACCGTTGTCCACCTGCGCCTGTCGTTGGTGCCGGTGCTGATCGGACTGGCGCTCGCCGTCCCGCTGGGCGCAGCGGTGCAGCGTGCCCCGGTTGCCCGGCGGCTGACGACGGCCACGGCGAGTGTGGTGTTCACCATCCCGTCCCTGGCGCTGTTCGTGGTCTTGCCGATGCTGATCGGGACCCGCATCCTCGACGAGGCCAACGTCATGGTTGCGCTGACGGCCTACACCGCGGCGCTGCTGGTGCGGGCGGTGCTCGAAGCGCTGGACGCGGTTCCGGCCCAGGTGCGTGACGCCGCGACGGCGGTGGGCTACTCGGCGCTCACGCGCATGCTCAAAGTGGAACTGCCGCTGTCCATTCCGGTGTTGGTGGCGGGCCTGCGGGTGGTGGTGGTCACCAACGTAGCGATGGTCTCCGTGGGCTCGGTGATCGGCATCGGCGGGCTGGGAACCTGGTTCACCGAGGGCTACCAGGCCAACAAGAGCGACCAGATCCTGGCCGGCATCATCGCGCTCTTCGCGCTGGCGACCGCCATCGATGCGTTGATCGTGGTGGCCGGCCGGCTCATCACGCCGTGGGAGCGCGCGGCGCGCCCGCCGCGTCGGCGGTCGGTCGTGGCCCCGATCGTGGGTGGCGCGCAATGA
- a CDS encoding class I SAM-dependent methyltransferase: MTEPNMDWDAAYRQETPPPWSIGRPQPELAALIDEGKIRGDVLDAGCGHAAVSLALAERGYTVVGLDASPTAIEAAAMAAAERGLTTATFAQADVTDFGGYDGRFSTILDSGLFHALAPEKRQDYLQSIFRAAAPKAALYILAFAAGALGDAHGGAPHGFAETELREAVGRLWRVDDIRPARLYGNASALAADPDMASHVEHDGEGHFLAPGFLLIAHKPD; encoded by the coding sequence ATGACCGAGCCGAACATGGATTGGGACGCCGCGTACCGCCAGGAAACGCCACCGCCATGGAGCATCGGACGGCCGCAGCCTGAGCTGGCCGCGCTGATCGACGAAGGCAAGATCCGCGGCGATGTGCTGGACGCCGGCTGCGGCCATGCCGCCGTGTCGCTGGCGCTGGCCGAGCGGGGCTACACGGTTGTCGGCCTGGACGCCAGCCCCACCGCGATCGAGGCCGCGGCCATGGCCGCCGCGGAACGAGGGCTGACCACGGCGACCTTCGCACAGGCCGATGTCACGGACTTCGGTGGGTATGACGGCCGCTTCTCCACCATCCTGGACAGCGGGCTGTTCCACGCGCTGGCGCCGGAGAAGCGCCAGGATTATCTGCAGTCCATCTTCCGGGCGGCCGCCCCTAAAGCGGCGCTCTACATCCTGGCCTTCGCCGCCGGGGCGCTGGGCGACGCCCACGGGGGCGCGCCACATGGCTTCGCCGAGACCGAGTTGCGTGAGGCCGTCGGGCGGCTGTGGCGGGTCGATGACATCCGCCCCGCGAGGCTGTACGGCAATGCGAGCGCGCTCGCGGCAGACCCGGACATGGCGTCGCATGTCGAGCATGACGGCGAAGGTCACTTTCTGGCTCCCGGCTTCCTGCTGATCGCTCACAAACCGGATTAG
- a CDS encoding histidine phosphatase family protein, translating into MQLLLVRHALPLRSEHGEGSDPDLSDEGLAQIERLPKALDRFPISRVVSSPQRRAIQTAEPVAAALQLSVEIDDRFAEYDRDLPLYIPVEQIRQEMPDEWARLAQGHLPSAVDEDAFLGRVRAAVDDLVASGEPDDTVAVFSHGGVINVLLHQILGTSRLLSFPVDYASITRLLFSRSGQATVAGVNGVEHVWDLLPRNQRW; encoded by the coding sequence ATGCAATTGCTTCTGGTCCGGCACGCGCTGCCGTTGCGCAGCGAACACGGCGAGGGCTCCGACCCGGACCTGTCGGACGAGGGATTGGCACAGATCGAGCGACTGCCCAAGGCGCTGGACCGGTTTCCCATCTCCCGGGTGGTGAGCAGCCCCCAGCGGCGCGCCATCCAGACGGCCGAACCGGTCGCGGCGGCGCTGCAGCTCTCCGTCGAGATCGACGACCGATTCGCGGAATACGACCGCGACCTTCCCCTGTACATCCCCGTCGAGCAGATCCGCCAGGAAATGCCCGACGAGTGGGCGCGCCTGGCGCAGGGGCACCTGCCCAGCGCGGTCGACGAAGACGCGTTCCTCGGCCGGGTGCGCGCGGCGGTCGACGACCTCGTCGCGTCCGGCGAGCCCGACGACACCGTCGCGGTGTTCAGCCACGGCGGGGTGATCAACGTGCTGCTGCACCAGATCCTGGGGACTTCCCGGCTGCTGTCCTTTCCCGTCGACTACGCGTCGATCACCCGGCTGCTGTTCTCGCGATCCGGTCAGGCGACGGTGGCGGGCGTCAACGGCGTCGAGCACGTCTGGGACCTGCTGCCCCGAAACCAACGGTGGTGA
- a CDS encoding SDR family NAD(P)-dependent oxidoreductase translates to MGYADRLFDLTDRVVLITGGSRGLGREMAFGAARCGADVVIASRNMDNCVTTAKEIEAETQRSAMPYQVHVGRWDQLDGLVEATYDRFGKVDTLINNAGMSPLYDKLTDVTEKLFDAVVNLNLKGPFRLSALVGERMVAAGRGSIINVSTAGSLRPTPDIVPYAAAKAGLNAMTEALAKAFGPSVRVNTLMAGPFLTDVSKAWNLESSHGKPFEHLALQRAGDPAEIVGAALFLASDASSFTTGSILRADGGIP, encoded by the coding sequence ATGGGTTATGCCGACCGGCTTTTCGATCTCACCGACCGCGTCGTGCTGATCACAGGCGGCAGCCGCGGACTCGGCCGCGAGATGGCTTTCGGCGCGGCGCGCTGCGGCGCCGACGTGGTGATCGCCAGCCGCAACATGGACAACTGCGTCACCACGGCCAAGGAAATCGAGGCCGAAACTCAGCGCTCCGCCATGCCGTATCAGGTGCACGTCGGTCGGTGGGATCAGCTCGACGGATTGGTCGAGGCGACCTATGACCGGTTCGGCAAGGTCGACACGCTGATCAACAACGCCGGCATGTCCCCCCTCTACGACAAGCTGACCGACGTCACCGAGAAACTGTTCGACGCGGTCGTCAACCTCAACCTCAAGGGCCCGTTCCGGTTGTCGGCGTTGGTGGGCGAGCGGATGGTGGCCGCCGGCCGCGGGTCCATCATCAACGTGAGCACGGCCGGATCGTTGCGCCCCACTCCCGACATCGTCCCCTACGCCGCGGCGAAGGCCGGGCTCAACGCCATGACCGAAGCGCTGGCGAAGGCCTTCGGGCCGTCGGTGCGGGTCAACACGCTGATGGCCGGGCCGTTCCTGACCGACGTGAGCAAGGCGTGGAACCTCGAGTCTTCCCACGGCAAGCCGTTCGAGCACCTAGCGCTGCAGCGTGCCGGGGACCCGGCTGAAATCGTGGGGGCAGCATTGTTTTTGGCGTCTGACGCGTCCAGTTTCACCACCGGTTCGATTCTGCGTGCCGACGGTGGCATTCCCTGA
- a CDS encoding lipopolysaccharide assembly LapA domain-containing protein, which yields MSSQTPASPSQPPPKPAAAPKTGAAPKEPAIGFTRAGALWSSLIAGFLILILLLIFITQNTAPTPFTFLGWHWSLPLGVAILLAAVVGGLITVAVGTARILQLRRAAKKHHAASSR from the coding sequence ATGAGCAGCCAAACCCCTGCCTCGCCCAGCCAGCCTCCCCCCAAGCCCGCCGCGGCGCCCAAAACGGGCGCGGCGCCCAAGGAACCGGCCATCGGCTTCACCCGCGCCGGTGCGCTGTGGTCGTCCCTGATCGCCGGCTTCCTGATTCTGATTCTTCTGCTGATCTTCATCACCCAGAACACGGCGCCGACACCATTTACGTTCTTGGGCTGGCACTGGAGCCTGCCGCTGGGGGTGGCCATCCTGCTGGCAGCGGTGGTCGGCGGGCTGATCACGGTGGCCGTCGGCACCGCCCGAATCCTGCAGCTGCGCCGCGCCGCCAAGAAGCACCACGCGGCCTCGTCGCGCTAG
- a CDS encoding nucleoside deaminase produces MIADEDLIRAALSVAATAGPRDVPIGAVVVGADGTELARAVNAREALGDPTAHAEILALRAAAGALGDGWRLQGATLAVTVEPCTMCAGALVLARIGRLVFGAWEPKTGAVGSLWDVVRDRRLNHRPEVRGGVLAEECAAPLEAFFARQRLG; encoded by the coding sequence GTGATCGCTGACGAAGACCTGATCCGCGCCGCGTTGTCGGTCGCTGCGACGGCGGGTCCCCGCGACGTGCCCATCGGGGCGGTGGTCGTCGGCGCCGACGGAACCGAACTGGCCCGCGCGGTCAACGCCCGCGAAGCCCTGGGTGATCCCACCGCGCACGCCGAGATCCTGGCACTGCGGGCGGCGGCCGGCGCGCTCGGCGACGGCTGGCGGCTTCAGGGCGCCACGCTGGCGGTCACCGTCGAACCGTGCACCATGTGCGCCGGCGCTCTGGTCCTGGCCCGCATCGGCCGGCTGGTGTTCGGCGCGTGGGAACCCAAGACGGGAGCGGTCGGATCGCTGTGGGACGTGGTGCGCGATCGGCGGCTCAACCATCGCCCGGAAGTGCGCGGTGGCGTGCTCGCCGAAGAGTGCGCCGCACCGCTGGAGGCCTTCTTCGCCCGCCAGCGATTGGGGTGA
- a CDS encoding ABC transporter permease, protein MNFVQRAIAYLLTADNWTGPVGLAARVLEHLEYTAVAVGASALIAIPAGLIIGHTGRGTLLMVGAVNGLRALPTLGVLLLGTLLFGLGMGPPLVALMLLGVPALLAGTYAGIANVDPTVVDAARAMGMTEAQVLWVEARNALPLILGGLRSATLQVVATATVAAYASLGGLGRYLIDGIKEREFHLALVGALMVAALALALDGLLALAVWASVPGTGRLPGAAGRPEHRAGTSRFAGTLYGR, encoded by the coding sequence ATGAACTTCGTGCAGCGGGCCATCGCCTACCTGTTGACCGCCGACAACTGGACCGGCCCGGTCGGGCTCGCGGCGCGCGTCTTGGAGCATCTCGAGTACACGGCCGTCGCGGTGGGCGCCTCGGCCCTGATCGCCATCCCCGCCGGGCTCATCATCGGGCACACCGGGCGCGGCACGCTGCTGATGGTGGGCGCTGTCAACGGGTTGCGTGCGCTGCCGACGCTGGGCGTTCTGCTGCTCGGGACGCTGCTGTTCGGGCTGGGCATGGGGCCGCCGCTGGTCGCCCTGATGCTGCTCGGTGTCCCGGCCCTGCTGGCCGGCACCTATGCGGGAATCGCCAATGTCGACCCGACCGTGGTCGACGCCGCCCGCGCGATGGGTATGACCGAGGCGCAGGTGCTGTGGGTGGAGGCGCGCAATGCGCTGCCACTGATCCTGGGTGGGCTGCGCAGCGCGACGCTGCAGGTGGTCGCCACCGCGACGGTGGCGGCCTACGCCAGCCTCGGCGGGCTAGGCAGATACCTGATCGACGGAATCAAGGAGCGGGAGTTTCACCTCGCCCTGGTCGGCGCCTTGATGGTGGCCGCGTTGGCATTGGCGCTCGACGGTCTGCTGGCGTTGGCGGTGTGGGCGTCGGTGCCGGGCACCGGCCGCCTCCCCGGGGCTGCCGGCCGACCCGAGCACCGGGCAGGTACGTCGCGGTTCGCGGGGACGCTTTACGGTAGGTGA
- a CDS encoding phosphotransferase family protein produces MTSADQLEGLDLGSLDSYLRSLGIGRHGELRADFISGGRSNLTFRVYDDTTSWLVRRPPLHGLTPSAHDMAREYRVVAALRDTAVPVARAIALCEDDSVLGAPFQIVEFVAGQVVRRRAQLEAFSHTVIEGCVDSLIRVLVDLHNVDPEAVGLADFGKPSGYLERQVRRWGSQWALVRLPDDRRDADVERLHSGLREAIPQQSRTSIVHGDYRIDNTILDADDPTKVRAVVDWELSTLGDPLSDAALMCVYRDPALDLIVNAQAAWTSPLLPTADELADRYSLVAGLPLAHWEFYMALAYFKLAIIAAGIDFRRRMSDQAHGMDSDHMPEVVAPLISRGLTELAKLPG; encoded by the coding sequence GTGACTTCAGCTGACCAACTCGAAGGGCTCGACCTGGGCTCGCTGGACTCCTACCTGCGTTCGCTGGGTATCGGGCGCCACGGTGAGTTGCGCGCGGACTTCATCTCCGGTGGCCGCTCCAATCTGACGTTCCGCGTGTACGACGACACGACCAGCTGGCTGGTGCGGCGCCCGCCGCTACACGGGCTGACCCCGTCCGCGCACGACATGGCGCGCGAGTACCGGGTGGTCGCGGCGCTCCGCGACACAGCCGTTCCGGTGGCGCGGGCGATCGCGCTGTGCGAGGACGACTCGGTCCTGGGGGCGCCGTTCCAGATCGTCGAGTTCGTCGCCGGCCAGGTGGTGCGCCGACGCGCCCAGCTGGAAGCCTTCAGCCACACCGTCATCGAGGGTTGCGTCGACTCGCTGATCCGGGTCCTCGTCGACCTGCACAACGTCGACCCCGAGGCCGTGGGCCTGGCCGACTTCGGCAAGCCCAGCGGCTACCTGGAGCGCCAGGTGCGGCGCTGGGGCTCCCAGTGGGCATTGGTGCGGCTGCCCGACGACCGCCGCGACGCCGACGTCGAGCGCCTGCATTCCGGTCTGCGGGAAGCCATTCCGCAGCAAAGTCGCACGTCGATCGTGCACGGCGACTACCGAATCGACAACACCATCCTGGACGCCGACGACCCGACGAAGGTGCGCGCCGTCGTGGACTGGGAGCTGTCCACCCTCGGGGACCCGCTGTCCGACGCGGCCCTGATGTGCGTGTACCGCGACCCGGCGCTGGACTTGATTGTCAACGCGCAGGCCGCCTGGACGTCACCGCTGCTGCCGACGGCCGACGAGCTGGCCGACCGGTACTCGCTGGTCGCCGGTTTGCCGCTGGCGCACTGGGAGTTCTACATGGCGCTGGCCTATTTCAAGCTCGCCATCATCGCCGCCGGCATCGACTTCCGCAGGCGGATGTCGGACCAGGCTCACGGGATGGACTCCGACCACATGCCGGAGGTCGTGGCACCGTTGATCTCCCGTGGGCTGACGGAGCTGGCCAAGCTGCCCGGCTGA
- a CDS encoding putative glycolipid-binding domain-containing protein, producing the protein MNTDSSDSTRRVWQAMLTWRAQDVSRMESVRIQVSGKRIRANGRIVAAATATNPAFGAHYDLQTDESGATKRLGMTVTLAERERVVSIARDEENMWLVTDHQGEHRAGYNGALDCDVVFSPFFNALPIRRLGLHERADSVTLPVVYVNLPDMSITADLVSYTSSGAGDGIKLRSPVANTTVTVDEEGFIVDYPGLAERI; encoded by the coding sequence GTGAACACAGATTCCTCTGATTCGACTCGGCGCGTGTGGCAGGCGATGCTCACCTGGCGTGCACAGGACGTATCGCGGATGGAATCGGTACGAATCCAGGTGTCCGGCAAGAGGATCAGGGCCAACGGCCGCATCGTTGCGGCCGCCACCGCAACCAACCCGGCGTTTGGCGCGCACTACGACCTGCAGACCGACGAGTCCGGCGCCACCAAGCGGCTCGGGATGACCGTCACGCTGGCCGAACGGGAACGCGTGGTGTCCATCGCGCGCGACGAAGAAAACATGTGGCTGGTCACCGACCATCAGGGCGAGCACCGCGCGGGGTACAACGGCGCGCTCGACTGCGACGTGGTGTTCAGCCCATTTTTCAACGCGTTACCCATCCGGCGGCTCGGCTTGCACGAGCGGGCGGACTCGGTCACGTTGCCCGTGGTCTACGTCAACCTGCCCGACATGTCCATCACGGCGGACCTCGTGAGCTACACCAGCTCCGGCGCCGGCGACGGCATCAAGCTGCGCTCCCCGGTCGCCAACACCACCGTGACCGTCGATGAAGAGGGATTCATCGTCGACTACCCAGGCTTGGCAGAGCGGATCTGA